TGCGGAGAGTGCCACCAATCCGAATATCAGGTTTGGGAAAAAACAACCCATGCAACTGGCTATAAAACACTGCATCGCAAGAAGGCAGCCGAACGCATCAAAAAAAACATGGGCTTTAAGCTTATCAAACGCGAAAGTCTGTGCTTAAAATGTCACTATCTAGCTGGAATTAAAAAAGGTCAACTCAGGGCTATTTCGGGCGTTTCTTGCGAGTCCTGTCATGGAGCAGCACGAGACTGGAGCAATGTTCATAATGATTACGGGAAGGGATTTAATTACCAAACTGAGACCGCTGAGCACAAGGAACAGCGCGTCGCGGAAAGCAAAGCGAAAGGCATGTTTCGCCCCAGCGAACTTTATGAGGTGGTGGCAAACTGTTTCCAGTGCCACACGGTACCCCATGAAAAGTTGGTGAATGTCGGTGGGCATACAACGGGCTCTACCGATTTCGAATTTTTAACAAGATTAGACGAAATTCGACACAACTTTTTAGAAGCGCAATTTGATCCAACTCGTACAGAGAACGCCGAACGGTCCCAAGAGAGAAAACGAGTCATGTATGTGGTTGGCGGGGCAGTGGACTTGGAATATAGTTTGCGTGCTGTAGCTTTAGCTAAAGAAAAAGGTAGCTACATCAGAGCCATGCAGAGACGGGTTAGAAGTGCTGTCATTGAACTTAAAGCGATTGCCAATAAAGTGCCTCTTCCGGAAGTAAAGCAAATGCTCACTTTAGTTGGACAAGTGAATATTAAACCTAATAATGAAGCTTCTCTATTAAACACTGCTGAAAAAATCAGCGAAGCCACCCAGAAATTTATTAAAAATAATGATGGCACCCAGCTTGCCAGTATCGACGGATTAATATTAGGCACCGAGGAAGCAATTGTGGAAGCCCCTCCTGCAAGATCAGAGGGTGAAGTAAAAGTAGCCGAAACGAGTGACACACCAAAACCCGCAGATGTCGTAAAGCCTGGGGAGCAGGTAAAGAAAGCCCAGCCAGTTTATGCCGAAAAACAGTTCATCAGACCGCGTTCGAAACATAAGACAATTGGTCCGAGTTGTGATTGTCACACAGAGCAAAACAAATGGTGGGGAACCGATAGACACTTCTCTGCTATTGACCCCTTTGCGAATAAATCTCAAAAAAATGTACAAATCGCCAGGCTCTATGGTCTAAGCATCTCAGAGATGACGAAAGGGAATCGCCTGTGTATGGATTGCCATGGCACCGTGATCACAGGAGAGGAATCGGAAGATGTTTTCGACGGGGTGAGTTGTGAAAGTTGTCATGGCCCGGCGAGCGATTACAAAAGACCACATTCCGCCGAGAATCCGCCTAATGGATATTCTGCCGGGAAGGACTTTGGCATGGCTCTTTTGGAGAACCTGACCGCTCGAGCCGAAGCCTGTGCCCAATGCCACTATATCACTGACCCAAGATTGATTTCAACGGGTCACCCAACGGGCGCAAATTTCGACTTTGTGCGAGGCAACAAAAAAATTAATCACTGGAAGCAACCAGTTGCTTCAACTTCAAAATTACGAAGCGCATATAATAAAGTAAAGCAAAAAAGAGGGGCAATCCCCCGGGTTACTCTCGCTTCTCTTAGCAAACCAAACTCCGGCGCAGCAGCAACCGATACAGAAATCACGAACCGACGAACCAAGTCTCTTGCCCCCAACCCTCCTGCGATTCGGCCCGTAGATTTTCAAACATCATCTCCTGGACGTCAGCACATCGAACTGCCTCCGTTTCCCGATATTGACGACAATACTTCGGTTGAAGAAATCATTCTAATACTCAAGGCACGGTTAGAACTATTGTATAAAAAGATTGGACAAAGCAAATGAATGAGCCCAAAATACCCATTTCAAAAACGCAATTCAGACGGATCGAACAGTACAAAGATCGCTGGAGTTCTTGCGGCTCTAATACGGGTATTTTGGAAATTTCCGAGACGTTATCGCCGAAAGAATTACAAAAGTATGGCATCTTCCAGGATTATGATGAAACCTTTCTTAAAAAAATAAGTGCTGATATCGCCATTGCAAAATGGCAAAAGGATTCCACCTTGTTTGAAGAAGGCTCTTATATCAATCTGGCTTTTTTTATAGCTCAAGGCAAAGTCGAAATCTATCTAGACAAACCTGGTGTTGACACTCAATTAAGCCAGCCAATTTTTGATGCTCACCGACCTGGCATGTTTGAAATTGCTGAATCACGAAAAGACAAACCAGAGCAAAAATCAACTCAAGAAACGATTTATCAAACTCAAATTAGAAAGCAAGATACTAACAAAACTATCTTTTTATCCGTTATGGATTTTAATTTACCAGTTGGCAATAAGTTAGAACTAGGTGCTGGAGAAATATTCGGTGAGATTGGCGCTTTGAGCGGTTGGCCACAATCTGTAACAGTTCGAACCACAACCGATTGTGAACTCGTTCAAATTAGAGTGCCAGCACTACGATTGATGAAACGAAAGTCAAAAGCTTTGAAAGAACGAATTGACACTCTTTATAGGAAGAGAGCTCTATTTTCCCAGCTTAAAGGGACGCCTTTATTTCAATCATGTGATGACAAATTTATTGATTCTATCACGAAAAAAGTAGAATTGATTTCTTGTGAGCCGGACGAAACCATCAGCAACGAAGGCGAGCCAGCAGACGCCCTTTATCTAGTTCGTTCTGGTTTTGTAAAACTTTCTCAGAAATTAGGTGAGGATCAAATTGTCTTTTCGTATCTCTCAAAAGGCATGATCATAGGGGAGGTTGGTCTGTTAATAGAAGGCATGGATACCTGGCAATACACAGTCTCCTCCGTCGAATATTCCGAGATTGTCAAAATATCTCGGAAAGATTTTGAGGAAATTATTAAAAACTATCCGGAAATTGAAAAGATACTCTGGGAGTCGCTGGGTGCACGCATTAAGGAAGCGGGTTACGTAAAAAAGAATATTGACCAATCTGAATTTATCGATACGGCTTTGAGTGGAGGCCTAGTGCAGGGAAACAGTATATTAGTCATTGACCTAAATGTCTGTACGCGCTGTGATGACTGCGTTCGGGCCTGCTCTGAAACTCATGGTGGATTGCCAAGATTTATCCGCGAAGGCGATAAAGTCGAAAACTTTCTGATTACCAGAGCGTGCTACCATTGCCGTGACCCCGTTTGCTTAATAGGTTGTCCTACGGGAGCAATTCACCGCACCAATGTTGGAGATGTCGTCGCAATTGACGAGCGGCTTTGTATCGGCTGCCAGTCCTGTGCAAAAAATTGTCCCTACGATGCGATTACCATGTATCAAACGGGTGAGGTTTGGCCTGATAATATGATCCCGCAAGGTCTACGAGGACAAGATCGTCTGCTTGCAACGAAATGCGATTTGTGTTACCAATCTGAAACTGGGCCAGCTTGTGTAAATAATTGTCCGCATGGCTGCGCTTTTAGAATAGGTAGCCTCGATGAATTTCAGAAATTATTATCAAATACTTAAACGGGGCTTTCCAAAAAGTCTATTTCACTTCATCCTAAGCCCCGATATTCATTTATATTTATTTTGGAAAGTCGGGAAGGACTGCTGAAGTCATTAAAGTACAAAATGTTTCAACGGCGTTTATCCTGAGCTTGTCGAAGGGCTCAACATGAAGGTGAAAGAAAAAATACCGACTTTTTGGATAGCCCCGTTTCTGATGAAAAAGTGGGTCCAATCTCCCAACTGGTTTTGGGCATTTGCGGTCTGTAGCGCTATCTGTATCCTGACTTATTTATTAAATCTGACGGTTTCTGAAGTTCAGCCCTATAGTACTTGGGGCTTAGTTTACGGTACTCTAGCAACGGGGTTGGTGATTTGTGTTGCTTTATATGGGGTGCGAAGAAGAATCATCAAATTTACTAAAAAATATGGTGCTGGCAGGTCCCGAACCTGGGTTCAGTTTCATGTTTATGCAGGGACTCTATTTTTACTGCTCGTGTTCATGCACAGCGGCTTTCGAGTACCAACAGGAGCTCTTACCTGGTGGTTGTGGTTTTTAAGTCTCTGGGTAACACTTAGTGGTTTTTTGGGGGTCATTCTCCAAAAATGGATCCCCAAAATACTGACTTCAGGGCTCTCCATCGAAGTACATTACGATCGGATTCCGGACCTCATCCATGAAATTAAAGAAAGAGCGGAAAAGCTCATCAAAACTTGCGACGACCCTATCCGCGACTTTTATCGAAAAAATTTAGCCGTATCTCTTGCTGGGCCACAAGCACGCTTGATTTACTATATTGATATCACTGGTGGAATTCAGTCTCAAACGAAGAAGTTCAACTACCTAAACAGATTTCTTCCCGTAGAAGAAAAAGACAAATTACATGAATTGGAAATCATGTACAAAACTAAGCTGGAAATAGACGCACATTATACTTTGCAAAAAGCGTTACGGTGGTGGCTCTATTTGCATCTACCAATTTCGATTGCAGTATTCGTTTTGGTTGGATTACATCTGTTTACCGTGCTTTACTACTAAACCAAGTTATCGTATAATTTAGGGATCGATAAGCTGCCCCATGAGGAAAAAAGGCACATTTAGTCATCTAAAACTTTCAGTCGCAAAGGATTATCTGATCCCCTTTTCTAGAAGGTGGATGATTTATCTGGGCGGCATGGTAGCCCTTGTTTTTCTCGGTTTTGCTTTATTAAATGTCTTTTTGCAAAGAAGTAGTTTTATCTCTAACGGTCCGCTCTCATCTAACCATGCCAATTTTGAAGGCGACTGCTCTGCGTGTCACACAAAATTTTCCTCGGTAACCAATGAAAAATGTTCTGTTTGTCATGAAAAATATGGGGATAAACTAGGGGTTTACACTTTTGCAGCTCATTACGTTTATCGTTCTGATGATTTCCGCAGACTCGTTCCATCCGAAAATGAAAACTCTTGCTTTGCTTGTCACCAGGAACATTTGGGGCGAGAAGTGGCTATTACCAATGTGCCAGACTCCCGGTGCCTTGTTTGCCATAAATTTGGTTCCTTTGAGGATAAACACCCGCAGTTTGAATTTGCTCGTAGACAAATTCCCGATAACGCCAATTTAAAATTCCCCCATATTCACCATGTAAGAGAGGTGCAAAAACGAGAAAACTTGTTAGATATTGAAAAAACATGCCTTTATTGTCACAATCCAGATGCCGATGGCAAAAACTTTCAACCTATTAGCTTTGAACGTCATTGTGATGCCTGTCACTTAACAACGAGTACTGCTACGCCCTGGCTAAAGATAAAAGCATCACAGAATTCTAAGGCCCCTGGCGTTGAAACATTGCAAAGCATGAGACAACAGCAAAGACCTGGTCTAAGATGGGCATTTTATACCCATGTCAATGAATTCAATCAACGCGGCGACAGAATCAGAAAGTCACCTATATACCACATGGATCCATGGATTTTGGAAAATTTAAACTCTTTACGACGTCAGCTTTATCCTAATTCAGGTTTGGTTGAGTTGTTAAGATCTTCGGGGGATGTACCGGCGCAGGATGTCAGACAATTATATCGGGAGGCGATTCAAACACTCAAGGAATATGCCGATGGATTGCGCGCTCGTCCCGAATCGGTTGTCCAGAACGACTTAGCACAAATTAATCGATTCTTGCAAGTCGTTGAAAAGCAACTCAGAGATCCCTACACTCCGCTTGATGACACAAAGTTTTTGTTAAGCACTTTAGAAGAAAATCCGAAATTTACCAAAGTGCAAATCGAGGAATTTAATGAATTTATAAATAAATTAACTGAACCTTGCCAGAAGTGCCACATAGTCTCTAACGCCACAATTTTACGCGTACAAACTGATCAGCGTGTTTTCCACCGCGCTGAATTTAATCACCGAGTACATATCTTGCAAAGAAGATGTTTAGACTGCCATACTCAAATTCCAATTCTCGAAAATATCGCTAATTCCGCTAATATCGATCACGCCATTGATAACGCGGCCATTCAAAATATTCCAACCATTGAAACTTGCAAAGATTGCCATCAGACAAAGGTGACCTCGAACCGCTGTAATACCTGCCATTATTTTCATCCAAATAAGAGCCAACGTTCTAATTTGTTGTTGTATTTAGATTAGAGAAGCTAAAAATGCAAGCAAAGATGTTTTGTAAGACCGGCCAATTAGCTGGCGCAAAGTTTGAGATCAAAGAGGAAGCTACCATTGGTTCCAAATCAGAAAATACCATCAGGCTCCATCCGAAAATTATTTCTGGTAATCACGCCAGAATTTACTATGATGAGAATGAAAAATGTTATTTTTTAGAGGATTTAGGCAGTGGCAACGGAACACAATTAGACGGCGTGACAATTACTGAAAAGGAAAAATTAACCAATTTGCATGTCATTACGTTTGCAGATTCGTTTGATTTTATATTTCAGATGATTGACGATGGCAGCAAACAAGAAGCTAAAGAGGAAAAACAAACAAAAGAAATGTACAAAACGATCCTTGAAAAAGATCAGGCCATGCCTTTTCCTGCAAATCTTGCTGACGTAGAAGCTAAAACACCAGCGGAAGACTCAGAAGCCGCACCGAAGCCAGACATTCAAAAAACGATTGTGGAGGGAGAATTTGCTCAAGTACCGGCCATCCCACTTGAAAGAGAGGAACCAAAGGAAGCAGGGGTAAATTTTCTTTTAAACATTGTAAGTCTTGACAAAACATTTGAATTGAAAAGTGGTGAAAATGTAATTGGTCGAGCCCTAGAGTGTGATATCTTTATCGACGACGCCTCTGTTTCTCGGTTCCATGCCATATTGACGATAAAATCAGGAAAGGTTTGGTTGAAAGATCTAAAAAGTAAGAATCATACTTTTATCAATGATAATAAAGTTAAAAAAGAAATTGAAGTAGAAACAAATACAAACATTGTCTTTGGAAAAGTTGAAGTTCAGCTTATTTCTAAAAATAGTTAATCCGTAATGCACACATTAAACTTTGGAACTACAAAATTTTCTTGACATTCTTACTAGTCATGTTTAAATAAATTGATACATTCACGCTGCTCAGATTTCTCAAGAAATCAAGAAACTTGAATAAAAGTTCGCATGAAAAATCCATTCATTGCCGGCAACTGGGTTCGAGGAGAAAATTTCTTTGGCCGCCGGAATCTCATTAAGGAATATTATAAGGCTCGTGTGGAGAGATTACCTTCACTGGCGCTTCTTCAGGGATTAAGTTGGCTGGTGTGCGTTCCACCAATGGCATAAATATCAAACTTACCTTTGCAAGGATTTAAAATGACCTCTTCTCGTGAAATCTCACCAGATGGTAGTCTTATATTAAAGAAAGCCGTCAAGTTGCCTGAAATTCTCGACATGCTGATTGTCGGGGGCGGACCCGGGGGGACAGCGGCCGTCTTTCGAGCAAAGGAATTGGGCCTGTCTGCTTTGGTTATTGATTTTGATGATCTCATGAAGCGAATTCGAGATTACGCGAAGGATAAACTCATCTTACCGGATTTTGGCGGCGGCGATAAAATGAAATTTCCCAAGGGCGATAAATTGTTTTCGTTATTACATTTTTCTCCGATCGATAAAGACGATATGTGTGCACTCTGGAAAAAATTTTACTACGAAAACAACATTCCGGCACACATCGGTATTGAGCTCACCTGTTTACAGCGTCGAGCTGATGGCGTCTGGGAGGTGAAAGCCTGGAATCACAAAACAAAATCCGAACAGGGATATTTAGCCAGACATGTTGTCATTTCTATCGGACGCGGAGTGCCTCGACGTTTTGATATTCCCGGCAATTTAGACGGCATTGCCTACCGACTGGATGATGCAGAGACTTACGTCAATGCCCCGGCATGTGTCATCGGCGGCGGTACGTCAGCGGCAGAAGCCGTGATAGCAATCTCAAATGCCAAAGCGAAGGCAAACGATCCAACCGCTATTTATTGGTCCTACCGTGGCGACAGTATGCCAAAGATTTCCAAGGGGTTGGCAGACGTTTTTTTCGAGGCTTATGTTGGGAACGGCAATATTCGCTACTATCCCAAAAGCGAGCCGGCAGCCGTCGTCGTCGCTGAAGACCGCAAAGAGTATCTTTCGATTCGTATTGACCGCAAACGCATTGATGGTCGGCCAAATGAGTGTGCTTATTTGGAATTTCCCAAGGAAAATTGTATCACTTGTATTGGAGAAGATATTCCAGAAGCTTTTCTGAACTCCTTAGGAATTTACATGGCCATCGGTGGAGCAAACAACAAAAAGCGCATGGTGGTCAGCCCTTTTTTAGAAACACAACAACCCAACATCTATCTTGCGGGGGCCATTTTAGCACCGGCCTATTTCGTAGCGGAAGATTTTGATGCGGATCCGGCAACTTTCCAGGAATTTAAGCATCGTGACAATATTAAATCGGCTTTAATTGACGGTGTCTATGTAGCTGAAGTCATTTCACAAAGATTAGCCGGCAAAAAAGACATCCACGTGGAGCTGGAGTTCGTGGAGGATGGCAAAAAGGAAGTAAAGGAAGTAAAGGAAGTAAAGGAAACCATCCAGAAGACATCAAGCGCGGTCGATAGCGAAGGTCCCCCGTCAAAAGTGATTTCAGCCGAGCGCATCGTTGAAGAACACCGAGCTTTTATCATCCGAATTTTGCCTGGTGACGTCCAGGAAAACGAATACGCGATTAAGAAGAATGCCGTAACCACTATCGGTAGAGAAGGGAGCGATATAAACTTCCCTGAGGACACTACTTTATCAGAAAAGCATGCTTCCATATCACACGGCCCCGATGGTTATTTTCTGCGGGATGATGGCAGCGTTACGGGTGTTTATTTAAGAGCCATAGAAGCACGCCCGCTTGAGGTTCAGCCTGGCCATCTGGTGCGTGCCGGCAGACAGTTTTTACTATTGGGTAAAACCAATGGCACCTATGAATTTATTCATTATGACCAGACCGGTAAAGAATTAAAACGCTACCAGGTGCCCAGGAAAACCATGGTTTTAGGTCGCGATGCTCCGGATATTATCCTCGACAGCCAGGACATGACTTTATCTCGCCGTCATTTAGCCATCTCTTTGAAAGAAAATAAAGTTTTTATCAAAGATTTAAAAAGTGTTAATGGCACTTTTGTCAAAGTAAAAAATGCAGTTAAACTTGAACATGGCGATCGATTCAGGGTTGGTCAGCAGATTCTTGTTTTTTCATTAAAAGAAGATGCTGTGGTCGATAGCGGTCATTTTACTTCAAAGTCGGTGGTCGCGCCTACTCAAGTGGAACCGCCTCCGACGAGCAAGGCCGAGCAGCGGGAGGCAGTCCAGGCCGGTGAGTTAATTGTTACGTTTAAGAATTTTGATAAAACCTTGCCAATCAAGTCAGGGCAGACAGTCTGTGAAGTGGCAGAGGAATATGGGATAAAAATTAATGCAGAATGTCACGCGGGTATCTGCGGCAGCGACCCTCTTCGTATCATTTCAGGTAAGGAAAATCTAAATAAACAAAGCGATCAAGAGAGAGATACGCTTGAGGATATTTGTAGTGTCAATCCTGATGAATGCCGACTTGCTTGTATGACGATGCCAACAGGGCCCATCGAAGTTGAGATTATTTAGCTTTTACGCTGAAACAGTAGTCGACCTCCGTCCAAAGCAAGTGTTATCATGACCGGCCCCACATATTTTAGGCGCCCCCAAGATTGAGTACAAATTGAGGAGTTTTGTCCCATTTGTAGAGGGTTGCTAGAGCAGTATAGATGTGACGAGCAAAAGCGACTGTCAAAAATGGAAAAATTCGGTTATTCTTTTACCAACTTTTTTGGTGATGAAATGCGTAGAATTGAAGCTTATGTCCTGCGACGAAACGCCCGGTGCGGACCCCCACGCTGCTGTTGTGAGGAGGGGGGAGAGAACCCCGCCCTTATCCGATTAAATTATATTAATTTTGACAATTATAATTTCAAATGTAATAGCAAAGCCCTATTTTGGACAGGATGTTTTCAGTTTTCTTCTAATTATATGGCCTTATTAACATTCATCGTTCTGACTCATTTGGGCGGAAGAATTTAATAGAAAAAATGTAAAATATCAGGCATTAGTCAAGAAAGAATTTCATACTGGCAGTTTATGCAGGTAGGAATCGTCAAGAGGACGCTCGGGTTACTTATTATTCCATGCCCCTAAATGTACCTCATGGTTAGGTGAATCTTTGGCATTAACAAATTTATCGAGGGTAAATCTAATTGAACTAAAAGCGATTTCGTCCCAGGGGATTTCTTCTTTTTTAAAAAGCTTAACTTCCAAACTCTCATGTCCCGGATGAAAGTTCAGATTGACCAGGTGCGCTAAAAACATGCAGTAAATCTGACTGACATGCGGCAGGCTGTAAACCGAGAATAGGCGGTCGATTTCAATTTCCGCGTTCGCCTCCTCAACTGTTTCACGAATCCCGCCGTCTTCAATTCGTTCTCCGTTTTCCAGAAAGCCGGCCGGAAAAGTCCACAGATTTTTGCGCGGCTCGATTGCCCGTTTGCAGAGCAGGATTTTGTCCTCCCAGCGCGGAAGGGTACCGACGATAATTTTAGGATTCTGGTAGTGGATGAAATTGCAATTTTCGCAATAGAATCTTTCCTTTTCATCGTCCGGTACTTTGCCGAAACTGATTTTTTGACCGCAGTTGCTGCAGAACTTCATTGGATAATATTCGGTTAACCCTTTATATGTATTACACCCCCCTTTAATTCCCCCCTCGAGGGCAAAACACCCCCCTTAGTCCCCCCTTGAGGGGGATTAGGGGGGTGTTTGTGAATATAGCCAACTATTTCCCGATAATCAAGTTTCAGGGAGACGGGAGATGTGAGGCGTGAAAAGAAAAAAGGCCGCCAAAATAGGCGGCCTGTATAATCTCAAAAAATGACTGGGCTAATCTGCTTGAACCAACTCAGGGGTCTTAGCCTTCGGTTTGTAAATATACAACGCAGTCAACTTCTTGAAATACTCGCGCATGTCATCAAAGAGGGTGTAGGCCCAGGGTACCGCAATGAGCGAAAGCAAAGTGGACGTTAAAAGTCCGCCGATAATGGTCCGGCCCATGGGAGCGTAGGAAATGCCGATCATCGCGGCGTTGCCAACTGCCATGGGAATCAATCCGCCGATGGTGGTAAACGCCGTCATTAAAATGGGACGGAAACGTTGTTTACCCGCCTCCAGAATTGCGTCAGATCGGCTGTATCCTTCGTTACGCAGCCGGTTGATTAAATCTACCAAAACGATCGCATTGTTGACGACGATCCCCACCAGAATGACAAATCCGATCTGGCTCATGATGTCAATTGCCGTACCGGTCAGGTACATAATCCAGAATGCGCCGAGAAATGAGAACGGTATTGCTATGATTACGGAAAGCGGTAGGACAAACGATTCAAACAGAAAGCCCATGAGCAGGAAGACAAATGTAATCGATAAAATCATTGCAAAGCCCATGCTCTCGTCATTTTCCCTCATCATGGCGAAATTTTCACCTTTACTCCAGGTGTACCCGTAAGGCATTTCGAATCCTTTCATAACCTGGTCAACTTTTTTATAAAGCATGCCCATATCGTCTTGGGTGGTAAAGGCTTTGATTGCTAAAAATGTTTTGCCGTTTTCACGTTTAATTTCTCCGAGACCTTTTCTGACATTAAATTTGGCAATGGCGCTGAGTGGAATTTCTTTTCCCGACTGAGTAAAGAAAGTAAGATTTTTTAACTGAGATAGATTCTGGCGGTCTTCTTTGC
This candidate division KSB1 bacterium DNA region includes the following protein-coding sequences:
- a CDS encoding cyclic nucleotide-binding domain-containing protein; the protein is MEISETLSPKELQKYGIFQDYDETFLKKISADIAIAKWQKDSTLFEEGSYINLAFFIAQGKVEIYLDKPGVDTQLSQPIFDAHRPGMFEIAESRKDKPEQKSTQETIYQTQIRKQDTNKTIFLSVMDFNLPVGNKLELGAGEIFGEIGALSGWPQSVTVRTTTDCELVQIRVPALRLMKRKSKALKERIDTLYRKRALFSQLKGTPLFQSCDDKFIDSITKKVELISCEPDETISNEGEPADALYLVRSGFVKLSQKLGEDQIVFSYLSKGMIIGEVGLLIEGMDTWQYTVSSVEYSEIVKISRKDFEEIIKNYPEIEKILWESLGARIKEAGYVKKNIDQSEFIDTALSGGLVQGNSILVIDLNVCTRCDDCVRACSETHGGLPRFIREGDKVENFLITRACYHCRDPVCLIGCPTGAIHRTNVGDVVAIDERLCIGCQSCAKNCPYDAITMYQTGEVWPDNMIPQGLRGQDRLLATKCDLCYQSETGPACVNNCPHGCAFRIGSLDEFQKLLSNT
- a CDS encoding FHA domain-containing protein, with the translated sequence MQAKMFCKTGQLAGAKFEIKEEATIGSKSENTIRLHPKIISGNHARIYYDENEKCYFLEDLGSGNGTQLDGVTITEKEKLTNLHVITFADSFDFIFQMIDDGSKQEAKEEKQTKEMYKTILEKDQAMPFPANLADVEAKTPAEDSEAAPKPDIQKTIVEGEFAQVPAIPLEREEPKEAGVNFLLNIVSLDKTFELKSGENVIGRALECDIFIDDASVSRFHAILTIKSGKVWLKDLKSKNHTFINDNKVKKEIEVETNTNIVFGKVEVQLISKNS
- a CDS encoding FHA domain-containing protein, which gives rise to MTSSREISPDGSLILKKAVKLPEILDMLIVGGGPGGTAAVFRAKELGLSALVIDFDDLMKRIRDYAKDKLILPDFGGGDKMKFPKGDKLFSLLHFSPIDKDDMCALWKKFYYENNIPAHIGIELTCLQRRADGVWEVKAWNHKTKSEQGYLARHVVISIGRGVPRRFDIPGNLDGIAYRLDDAETYVNAPACVIGGGTSAAEAVIAISNAKAKANDPTAIYWSYRGDSMPKISKGLADVFFEAYVGNGNIRYYPKSEPAAVVVAEDRKEYLSIRIDRKRIDGRPNECAYLEFPKENCITCIGEDIPEAFLNSLGIYMAIGGANNKKRMVVSPFLETQQPNIYLAGAILAPAYFVAEDFDADPATFQEFKHRDNIKSALIDGVYVAEVISQRLAGKKDIHVELEFVEDGKKEVKEVKEVKETIQKTSSAVDSEGPPSKVISAERIVEEHRAFIIRILPGDVQENEYAIKKNAVTTIGREGSDINFPEDTTLSEKHASISHGPDGYFLRDDGSVTGVYLRAIEARPLEVQPGHLVRAGRQFLLLGKTNGTYEFIHYDQTGKELKRYQVPRKTMVLGRDAPDIILDSQDMTLSRRHLAISLKENKVFIKDLKSVNGTFVKVKNAVKLEHGDRFRVGQQILVFSLKEDAVVDSGHFTSKSVVAPTQVEPPPTSKAEQREAVQAGELIVTFKNFDKTLPIKSGQTVCEVAEEYGIKINAECHAGICGSDPLRIISGKENLNKQSDQERDTLEDICSVNPDECRLACMTMPTGPIEVEII
- a CDS encoding NUDIX hydrolase: MKFCSNCGQKISFGKVPDDEKERFYCENCNFIHYQNPKIIVGTLPRWEDKILLCKRAIEPRKNLWTFPAGFLENGERIEDGGIRETVEEANAEIEIDRLFSVYSLPHVSQIYCMFLAHLVNLNFHPGHESLEVKLFKKEEIPWDEIAFSSIRFTLDKFVNAKDSPNHEVHLGAWNNK